A region of the Streptomyces durocortorensis genome:
GGACAGCATGGCTGAGGTGCGCGGCACGGAGCCGGGGCGCGCGGCCGATGGGCCTTCCCCGGAAGGGCCGGTCCCCTCGCGGGTGGTCATCGGCAGCCCCCGCCCCGTGGTCGTCGCGGAACCCGTGGCCGTACAGGCGGGCGGCGGACCCCACCCGTGACGGGCGGTACGGTCAGCCGTCCAGGTCCGCGATGGCCCGGGTGAGCCAGCCGATCCAGAACGTCTCCAGGTCGATGCCGCCCCGCAGCACCAGATACCGCAGTCGGCTCTCGTCAGTGGTCGGCGAGGGGGTGAAGTCCCGCTCCTCGATCTTCCGGTACTCCGCCAACTGCCGCTCGTGGAGCGAGAGATGGCGGCGCAGCTCCGCGCCCATTCCGTTCGTCCCGACGACCGCCGCCGCCCGCATCCGCAGCAGCAGCGGATCACGGACCGGGCGCGGGTCCTCGGGCAGCGCCACCCAGGCCGCCAGTTCCTCGCGGCCCGCGGGCAGTACCTCGTACTCCTTCTTCTGCCCCCGGGCCGGCACCGCCGACGGCAGCGCCCTGATCCGCCCGGCCTGCTCCAGTTTCCCCAGCTCGCGATAGATCTGCTGATGGGTCGAGGACCAGAAGTAGCCGAACGACCGGTCGAACCTGCGGGTCAGCTCCAGACCTGAGGAAGGCTTCTCCAACAGGGCGGTGAGAATCGCGTGCGGCAGTGACATGACGTGCATCCTAAGTACGGGGCTCACAGAGGTGCTGGGCTCCCGGCAGGACGTGCGCTCACGGAAGTACGGGACTCCCGGCGGGATGCGCGCTCACAGAGCCGCGGCCAGCTCCGTGCCCTGGCGGATCGCCCGCTTCGCGTCCAGCTCGGCCGCCACGTCCGCGCCGCCGATCAGATGGACCGGGCCGCCCGCCGCGCGCAGTTCCTCGTACAGCTCCCGGCGCGGTTCCTGGCCCGCGCAGAGCACGACCGTGTCCACGGGCAGCACCCGCCGCTCGCCGTCGACGGTGAGGTGGAGGCCCTGGTCGTCGATCAGGTCGTAGGAGGCGCCCGCGATCATCTCGACGCCCCGGTGGCGCAGTTCGGTGCGGTGGATCCAGCCCGTCGTCTTGCCGAGCCCCGCGCCGACCTTGGTGGTCTTGCGCTGGATCAGGTGGACGGTGCGCGGCGGCTTGGGGCGCTCGGGGGCGCGCAGGCCCCCGCGCTCCGCGTAGGCCGTGTCCACGCCCCACTGCCGGAAGAACGTGTCGGCGTCCAGGCTCGCAGCCTCGCCGCCGTCGGTGAGGAACTCCGCGACGTCGAAGCCGATGCCGCCCGCGCCCACGATCGCGACCCGGTCACCGACCGGCGCCCCGTCGCGCAGCACGTCCAGATAGCTGACCACGCTCGGGTGGTCCGTTCCGGGGATCGCGGGGGTACGGGGTTCGACGCCGGTGGCGAGCACGATCTCGTCGAAGCCGTCCAGCGTTCCGGTGTGCGCCCGGGTGGACAGGCGCACCTCGACGTCCAGCTCGGCCAGTCGCGTACGGAAGTAGCGCAGCGTCTCGTCGAACTCCTCCTTGCCCGGCACCCGGCGGGCCACGTTCAGCTGGCCGCCGATCTCGTCGGCGGTGTCGAACAGCGTGACCGCGTGGCCCCGCTCGGCCGCGGTCACCGAGCACGCGAGGCCCGCCGGACCGGCGCCGACGACAGCGACGCGCTTACGGGTCC
Encoded here:
- a CDS encoding PadR family transcriptional regulator — protein: MSLPHAILTALLEKPSSGLELTRRFDRSFGYFWSSTHQQIYRELGKLEQAGRIRALPSAVPARGQKKEYEVLPAGREELAAWVALPEDPRPVRDPLLLRMRAAAVVGTNGMGAELRRHLSLHERQLAEYRKIEERDFTPSPTTDESRLRYLVLRGGIDLETFWIGWLTRAIADLDG